In Mustela lutreola isolate mMusLut2 chromosome 1, mMusLut2.pri, whole genome shotgun sequence, one genomic interval encodes:
- the SFTPC gene encoding pulmonary surfactant-associated protein C isoform X3, producing MDVGSKEVLIENPPDYSAAPQGRFGLPCFPSSLKRLLIIVVVIVLVVVVIVGALLMGLHMSQKHTEMVLEMSLGGPEAQQRLALQERAGTTATFSIGSTGITVYDYQRLLIAYKPAPGTCCYIMKMAPENIPSLEALTRKFQNFQVKPAVSTSKLGQEEGHNAGSASPGDLDFLGTTVSTLCGEVPLYYI from the exons ATGGATGTGGGCAGCAAGGAGGTCTTGATTGAGAACCCGCCG GACTACTCGGCAGCCCCCCAGGGCCGTTTCGGCCTCCCCTGCTTCCCTTCAAGTCTCAAGCGCCTTCTCATCATAGTGGTGGTGATAGTCCTTGTGGTCGTGGTGATTGTAGGGGCTCTGCTAATGGGTCTTCACATGAGCCAGAAACACACTGAGATG GTCCTAGAGATGAGCCTTGGGGGGCCGGAAGCCCAGCAGCGCCTGGCCCTGCAGGAGCGTGCGGGCACCACTGCCACCTTCTCCATTGGCTCCACCGGCATCACAGTGTATGACTATCAGCGG CTCCTGATTGCCTATAAGCCAGCCCCGGGAACCTGTTGCTACATCATGAAGATGGCTCCGGAAAACATCCCAAGTCTTGAAGCTCTCACTAGAAAGTTCCAGAACTTCCAG GTCAAGCCTGCAGTGTCTACCTCTAAGCTGGGGCAGGAAGAGGGCCACAATGCTGGCTCAGCATCCCCTGGGGACCTGGACTTCCTGGGCACCACAGTGAGCACACTATGTGGCGAGGTGCCCCTCTACTACATCTAG
- the SFTPC gene encoding pulmonary surfactant-associated protein C isoform X2, translating into MDVGSKEVLIENPPDYSAAPQGRFGLPCFPSSLKRLLIIVVVIVLVVVVIVGALLMGLHMSQKHTEMVLEMSLGGPEAQQRLALQERAGTTATFSIGSTGITVYDYQRLLIAYKPAPGTCCYIMKMAPENIPSLEALTRKFQNFQLFSDAKLLASAEPHHLGASDSSTAPSSLVKPAVSTSKLGQEEGHNAGSASPGDLDFLGTTVSTLCGEVPLYYI; encoded by the exons ATGGATGTGGGCAGCAAGGAGGTCTTGATTGAGAACCCGCCG GACTACTCGGCAGCCCCCCAGGGCCGTTTCGGCCTCCCCTGCTTCCCTTCAAGTCTCAAGCGCCTTCTCATCATAGTGGTGGTGATAGTCCTTGTGGTCGTGGTGATTGTAGGGGCTCTGCTAATGGGTCTTCACATGAGCCAGAAACACACTGAGATG GTCCTAGAGATGAGCCTTGGGGGGCCGGAAGCCCAGCAGCGCCTGGCCCTGCAGGAGCGTGCGGGCACCACTGCCACCTTCTCCATTGGCTCCACCGGCATCACAGTGTATGACTATCAGCGG CTCCTGATTGCCTATAAGCCAGCCCCGGGAACCTGTTGCTACATCATGAAGATGGCTCCGGAAAACATCCCAAGTCTTGAAGCTCTCACTAGAAAGTTCCAGAACTTCCAG CTCTTCTCTGATGCCAAGCTGCTGGCCTCAGCTGAACCTCACCACCTGGGGGCTTCTGACTCCAGCACCGCCCCCTCTTCACTG GTCAAGCCTGCAGTGTCTACCTCTAAGCTGGGGCAGGAAGAGGGCCACAATGCTGGCTCAGCATCCCCTGGGGACCTGGACTTCCTGGGCACCACAGTGAGCACACTATGTGGCGAGGTGCCCCTCTACTACATCTAG
- the SFTPC gene encoding pulmonary surfactant-associated protein C isoform X1 has translation MDVGSKEVLIENPPDYSAAPQGRFGLPCFPSSLKRLLIIVVVIVLVVVVIVGALLMGLHMSQKHTEMVLEMSLGGPEAQQRLALQERAGTTATFSIGSTGITVYDYQRLLIAYKPAPGTCCYIMKMAPENIPSLEALTRKFQNFQLFSDAKLLASAEPHHLGASDSSTAPSSLVRKVKPAVSTSKLGQEEGHNAGSASPGDLDFLGTTVSTLCGEVPLYYI, from the exons ATGGATGTGGGCAGCAAGGAGGTCTTGATTGAGAACCCGCCG GACTACTCGGCAGCCCCCCAGGGCCGTTTCGGCCTCCCCTGCTTCCCTTCAAGTCTCAAGCGCCTTCTCATCATAGTGGTGGTGATAGTCCTTGTGGTCGTGGTGATTGTAGGGGCTCTGCTAATGGGTCTTCACATGAGCCAGAAACACACTGAGATG GTCCTAGAGATGAGCCTTGGGGGGCCGGAAGCCCAGCAGCGCCTGGCCCTGCAGGAGCGTGCGGGCACCACTGCCACCTTCTCCATTGGCTCCACCGGCATCACAGTGTATGACTATCAGCGG CTCCTGATTGCCTATAAGCCAGCCCCGGGAACCTGTTGCTACATCATGAAGATGGCTCCGGAAAACATCCCAAGTCTTGAAGCTCTCACTAGAAAGTTCCAGAACTTCCAG CTCTTCTCTGATGCCAAGCTGCTGGCCTCAGCTGAACCTCACCACCTGGGGGCTTCTGACTCCAGCACCGCCCCCTCTTCACTGGTGAGGAAA GTCAAGCCTGCAGTGTCTACCTCTAAGCTGGGGCAGGAAGAGGGCCACAATGCTGGCTCAGCATCCCCTGGGGACCTGGACTTCCTGGGCACCACAGTGAGCACACTATGTGGCGAGGTGCCCCTCTACTACATCTAG